A single window of Scomber scombrus chromosome 12, fScoSco1.1, whole genome shotgun sequence DNA harbors:
- the LOC133992370 gene encoding B-cadherin-like: MGRAQFAVWGILIVVFQTLTLVSAEEPKCQPGFQSELLSFTVTRKNLRAGTRLGKVGFTDCTDRTRFLFNSDDSRFMLQTDGTLMVKRQVVLHDGHIEFFIHSWDSQGRKMTVPVMVVDHGHHHGNHHGNHHGNHHQNEEHQHRDHKHHNHQQHHSEVDSAKTTESTADPAVPVLHFPKSGEGLRRRKREWVIPDINVPENERGPYPLKVSQIRSNEDKIKKIYYSITGPGADQEPVNLFTMDRLTGILYVTQPLDRESQAKYMFQAHAVAEGAGNAEEPMEIVVNVIDQNDNKPLFEKDTYLGEVAEASKIGSDVITVTAIDLDQQNHDNSDIRYRIMSQDPKLPSDPLFVVNPLTGAIRVNAGGLDREKYPKYTLEVQAADMKGEGLSTTTKVILTVTDSNDNAPVFTQPSYEGTVPENKVGAVVLTMSVTDGDEPHSPAWNAKFKIVDGDPGNIFSVSTGVNKHEGILTTVKGADFERSGKHTLMIAVENEVPFAISLPTATATVVVTVEDVNEAPFFDPVEKLVSKPEDLAIDSEVVRYTANDPDIARKQTVSYKVVSDPAGWLTVNKDTGVITVKSAMDRESHFVKDNKYTALIGAYDNDEVPATGTGTLIIQLEDVNDNAPSIVEREFTVCNKEGTPQLLSVTDKDGPGFTAPYSVSLHGMTKTNWTARMNDSRTGIILSMATELPRGVYTVILKVADNQGLEQDSTLTATVCDCKGPDVACTDPRIAAVNLPVILGILGGVMLLLMLLLLLLMFARRGKGEQKVPLLQDNDIRDNIYYYDEEGGGEDDQDYDLSVLHRGLDNRPEVFRNDVVPNFMPAHQYQYKPRPANPDEIGNFIDDNMKAADNDPTAPPYDSLLVFDYEGGGSDAGSLSSLNSSSSGDQDYNCLGEWGPRFKKLADMYGGGEDDDML; encoded by the exons ATGGGGCGAGCTCAGTTCGCGGTTTGGGGGATTTTAATCGTCGTTTTTCAG ACCTTGACTTTAGTGTCTGCTGAGGAACCAAAATGTCAACCTGGATTCCAGTCAGAGTTGTTGAGTTTCACAGTGACCAGAAAGAACCTAAGAGCGGGCACAAGGCTGGGCAAAG TGGGCTTCACTGACTGCACAGACCGCACAAGATTTCTTTTCAACAGTGATGACAGCCGCTTCATGTTACAGACAGACGGCACACTGATG gTGAAGAGACAGGTTGTTCTTCATGATGGACACATAGAATTCTTCATCCACTCCTGGGACTCACAAGGTCGCAAGATGACAGTTCCTGTCATGGTAGTGGACCACGGGCATCACCATGGGAATCACCATGGcaatcaccatggcaaccatcACCAAAATGAAGAGCATCAACATAGAGACCATAAACACCACAACCATCAGCAACACCATTCTGAAGTAGACTCTGCAAAAACCACAGAG agcACAGCTGATCCAGCGGTGCCTGTTCTGCATTTCCCCAAGTCTGGTGAAggactgaggaggaggaagagagaatgGGTTATTCCTGACATCAATGTTCCTGAGAATGAGAGAGGACCATACCCCCTAAAAGTATCTCAG ATCCGATCCaatgaagataaaataaagaagatttatTACAGCATTACTGGTCCAGGAGCTGATCAGGAGCCTGTCAACCTTTTCACCATGGACAGACTCACTGGTATTCTGTACGTCACACAGCCACTGGACAGAGAAAGCCAGGCCAAGTACATG TTTCAGGCACATGCTGTGGCAGAGGGTGCAGGAAATGCTGAGGAGCCCATGGAAATTGTCGTGAATGTAATTGACCAGAACGACAACAAACCGCTTTTTGAAAAGGACACCTACTTGGGAGAAGTTGCTGAGGCCTCAAAAATAG GTTCAGATGTGATTACGGTCACAGCCATAGATCTGGACCAGCAAAACCATGACAACTCGGATATCCGCTACCGTATTATGAGCCAGGACCCAAAGTTGCCCAGCGACCCTCTGTTTGTCGTCAACCCATTGACCGGAGCCATCAGAGTCAATGCTGGTGGTCTAGACAGAGAg AAATACCCAAAGTACACTCTGGAAGTACAAGCAGCTGACATGAAGGGAGAGGGACTGAGTACAACAACGAAAGTAATCCTCACTGTGACAGATAGTAATGACAACGCTCCAGTCTTCACTCAGCCCTCT TATGAGGGAACAGTTCCAGAAAATAAAGTGGGTGCTGTGGTCCTTACCATGTCAGTAACAGATGGGGATGAGCCACATTCCCCAGCCTGGAACGCCAAGTTCAAGATTGTTGATGGTGATCCtggaaacattttcagtgtgagCACAGGAGTTAACAAACATGAAGGAATCCTCACCACTGTAAAG GGTGCTGACTTTGAGAGGTCCGGCAAACACACTCTGATGATTGCAGTGGAGAATGAGGTTCCTTTTGCTATTTCACTCCCCACTGCCACCGCCACTGTGGTGGTGACTGTGGAAGACGTCAATGAAGCTCCGTTCTTTGATCCAGTGGAAAAGCTTGTGTCTAAACCAGAGGACCTTGCCATCGACAGTGAGGTGGTGCGCTACACTGCTAATGATCCGGACATTGCACGCAAACAGACAGTCTC GTATAAGGTAGTTAGTGACCCAGCGGGCTGGTTGACTGTGAACAAAGACACGGGTGTGATTACAGTGAAGAGCGCCATGGACAGAGAGTCTCACTTTGTAAAGGACAACAAATACACAGCACTCATTGGTGCATATGACAATG ATGAAGTCCCAGCCACAGGAACTGGTACCCTGATCATCCAGCTTGAAGATGTTAATGACAACGCACCCTCCATTGTAGAACGTGAATTCACT GTGTGTAACAAGGAAGGCACTCCTCAGTTGCTGTCAGTAACAGATAAAGACGGACCGGGCTTCACTGCTCCATACAGTGTCTCTCTACATGGCATGACTAAGACCAACTGGACTGCTAGGATGAACGACTCCA GAACGGGCATCATCCTGAGTATGGCTACTGAACTGCCCAGAGGAGTGTACACTGTGATCCTAAAGGTTGCAGACAACCAGGGCTTGGAGCAGGACAGCACCTTGACGGCCACAGTGTGTGACTGCAAAGGTCCCGATGTGGCCTGCACTGATCCGCGCATAGCAGCTGTCAACTTGCCCGTCATCCTGGGAATACTGGGAGGTGTCATGTTGCTGCTCA tgctgctgctgctgctgctgatgtttgCAAGACGGGGCAAAGGAGAGCAGAAGGTGCCTCTTCTGCAGGACAATGATATCAGAGACAACATCTACTACTATGATGAagagggaggtggagaggaCGATCAG GACTATGACCTGAGTGTTCTGCACCGCGGTCTGGACAACCGGCCCGAGGTGTTCAGGAATGACGTGGTGCCAAACTTCATGCCGGCTCATCAGTACCAGTACAAGCCCCGCCCAGCCAACCCAGATGAAATCGGCAACTTCATCGACGAT AACATGAAGGCAGCCGATAACGACCCAACAGCACCCCCCTACGACTCCCTGCTGGTGTTCGACTATGAGGGAGGCGGCTCTGACGCAGGAAGCCTGTCGTCTCTGAACTCATCAAGCAGCGGAGACCAGGACTACAACTGCCTCGGTGAATGGGGACCCCGCTTTAAGAAACTGGCCGACATGTacggaggaggagaagacgatGACATGCTGTAA